In Microbacterium sp. AB, a single genomic region encodes these proteins:
- a CDS encoding proteasome assembly chaperone family protein, whose product MPDPREIFERVADAPVVPAGLPLVVLLTGFTDAGGAVSGAIDHIRDDLRPRAIAVFSNDVLLDYRARRPIVTFDKDHLSDFQPPRLELSLAHDALGQPFLLLSGYEPDFLWEGFAEAVFDFAVEFEASGLTWVHAISMPVPHTRDLGVTVSGNRPDLVEAQSIWKPRTQVPATAGHLLEYRSAEAGMLVAGFVLLIPHYLAETDYPAATIAVFDRIASATGRVFDLDGLREDNREYLGKVEEQIAGNDELGRMVSGLEERYDSYMAGLSGGGSPSTSGLIHESDLPSADELAAELERYLASRPSGDDDKPLGGV is encoded by the coding sequence ATGCCCGACCCTCGAGAGATCTTCGAACGCGTCGCCGACGCACCGGTCGTCCCGGCCGGTCTCCCGCTCGTCGTCCTCCTCACGGGGTTCACGGATGCGGGCGGAGCGGTGTCGGGCGCGATCGATCACATCCGCGATGATCTCCGTCCGCGCGCCATCGCGGTGTTCTCGAACGACGTGCTGCTGGACTACCGCGCGCGTCGTCCGATCGTGACGTTCGACAAGGACCACCTGTCCGACTTCCAGCCGCCCCGGCTCGAGCTCTCGCTCGCCCACGACGCGCTCGGACAGCCCTTCCTCCTGCTGTCGGGGTACGAGCCGGACTTCCTCTGGGAGGGCTTCGCCGAGGCGGTCTTCGACTTCGCCGTGGAGTTCGAGGCCTCCGGCCTCACCTGGGTCCACGCGATCTCGATGCCGGTTCCGCATACGCGAGACCTGGGCGTGACCGTCAGCGGCAACCGTCCCGACCTCGTGGAGGCGCAGTCCATCTGGAAGCCGCGCACGCAGGTCCCCGCGACGGCGGGCCACCTGCTGGAGTACCGCAGCGCGGAGGCCGGGATGCTCGTCGCGGGCTTCGTGCTGCTCATCCCGCACTACCTCGCGGAGACCGACTACCCCGCGGCGACCATCGCGGTCTTCGACCGGATCGCCTCCGCCACGGGACGCGTCTTCGATCTGGACGGGCTGCGCGAGGACAACCGCGAGTACCTCGGGAAGGTCGAGGAGCAGATCGCGGGCAACGACGAGCTCGGACGCATGGTCTCCGGGCTGGAGGAGCGCTACGACTCCTACATGGCGGGCCTGTCCGGCGGGGGATCGCCCAGCACGAGCGGCCTCATCCACGAGAGCGACCTGCCGAGCGCCGACGAGCTCGCCGCCGAGCTCGAGCGCTATCTGGCATCGCGTCCGTCGGGCGACGACGACAAGCCGCTCGGGGGCGTGTAG
- a CDS encoding RNA polymerase sigma factor, with the protein MTTATKASRRTAKKDEAAEEEVVEETATEGSTAKKTTKKTTTKAASTKKTTRGKADESAPAEDEDLPDDTEAEDGTGDDAKDESKADDEKKPAVEPLPTGAIVISASDEEDVPVYSTQITGATADPVKDYLKQIGKVPLLNAAEEVDLAMRIEAGLFAEEKLSNMSAAERSSQLGLDLQWVSRDGQRAKSHLLGANLRLVVSLAKRYTGRGMQFLDLIQEGNLGLIRAVEKFDYTKGFKFSTYATWWIRQAITRAMADQARTIRIPVHMVEVINKLARVQRQMLQDLGREPTPEELSRELDMTPEKVVEVQKYGREPISLHTPLGEDGDSEFGDLIEDTEAVVPADAVGFTMLQRQLESLLDSLSEREAGVIRMRFGLGDGQPKTLDQIGDTFGVTRERIRQIESKTMAKLRHPSRSQSLRDYLE; encoded by the coding sequence GTGACCACTGCCACGAAGGCTTCGCGACGCACCGCGAAGAAGGACGAAGCCGCCGAGGAAGAGGTCGTCGAGGAGACGGCGACCGAGGGCTCCACGGCGAAGAAGACGACCAAGAAGACCACGACGAAGGCCGCGTCGACGAAGAAGACGACGAGGGGCAAGGCCGACGAGAGCGCGCCCGCAGAGGACGAGGACCTCCCCGACGACACGGAGGCCGAGGACGGCACGGGTGACGACGCGAAGGACGAGTCCAAGGCGGACGACGAGAAGAAGCCGGCCGTCGAGCCGCTTCCCACCGGGGCGATCGTCATCAGCGCCAGCGACGAGGAAGACGTCCCGGTCTACTCCACGCAGATCACCGGAGCGACGGCCGACCCCGTCAAGGACTACCTGAAGCAGATCGGCAAGGTCCCGCTGCTGAACGCGGCGGAGGAGGTCGACCTCGCCATGCGGATCGAGGCGGGCCTGTTCGCCGAGGAGAAGCTGTCGAACATGTCGGCCGCCGAGAGGTCGAGCCAGCTCGGCCTCGACCTTCAGTGGGTGTCCCGTGACGGACAGCGCGCGAAGAGCCACCTGCTCGGCGCCAACCTGCGTCTGGTCGTCTCGCTCGCGAAGCGCTACACGGGCCGCGGCATGCAGTTCCTGGATCTCATCCAGGAGGGCAACCTCGGTCTCATCCGCGCCGTCGAGAAGTTCGACTACACCAAGGGCTTCAAGTTCTCGACCTACGCGACGTGGTGGATCCGTCAGGCCATCACGCGCGCCATGGCCGACCAGGCCCGGACCATCCGCATCCCGGTGCACATGGTCGAGGTCATCAACAAGCTCGCGCGCGTGCAGCGTCAGATGCTGCAGGACCTCGGCCGCGAGCCCACGCCCGAGGAGCTCTCCCGCGAGCTCGACATGACGCCCGAGAAGGTCGTCGAGGTGCAGAAGTACGGCCGGGAGCCGATCTCGCTGCACACGCCCCTCGGCGAGGACGGCGACAGCGAGTTCGGCGACCTCATCGAGGACACCGAGGCCGTCGTGCCCGCGGACGCCGTGGGGTTCACGATGCTCCAGCGTCAGCTCGAGAGCCTGCTCGACTCGCTGTCGGAGCGCGAGGCGGGCGTCATCCGCATGCGCTTCGGCCTCGGTGACGGCCAGCCGAAGACGCTCGACCAGATCGGCGACACGTTCGGCGTGACGCGTGAGCGCATCCGTCAGATCGAGTCCAAGACCATGGCGAAGCTGCGTCACCCGAGCCGCTCGCAGTCGCTGCGGGACTACCTCGAGTGA
- a CDS encoding coenzyme F420-0:L-glutamate ligase, producing MAGEANEGKLLEVEIDGGRYARIPLRTRVVMPDDELDAVIAEYAKDAVQPGDVLFVTEKIVAITQGRSYRLDEIEPRRLAVFLSKHVTKTAYGIGLGIPETMEMALREVGTTRILFAAAVSAVTKLFGRRGDFYRIAGDKARAIDGPTHNTIPPYNQAVVLGPERPREVAAHVRSLLGGDAHVAVVDINDIGGNILGSTLDKAGERRLVRILGDNPLGQGHQSTPLGIIRKV from the coding sequence ATGGCGGGCGAGGCGAACGAGGGCAAGCTCCTCGAGGTCGAGATCGACGGCGGCCGTTACGCGCGCATCCCGCTGCGGACCAGGGTCGTGATGCCCGACGACGAGCTCGACGCCGTCATCGCGGAGTACGCGAAGGACGCCGTCCAGCCCGGCGACGTGCTCTTCGTGACGGAGAAGATCGTCGCGATCACGCAGGGGCGCTCGTACAGGTTGGACGAGATCGAGCCCCGGCGGCTCGCGGTGTTCCTGTCGAAGCACGTCACGAAGACCGCCTACGGCATCGGACTCGGCATCCCCGAGACCATGGAGATGGCGCTGCGCGAGGTCGGCACGACGCGGATCCTGTTCGCGGCCGCCGTCTCGGCGGTCACGAAGCTCTTCGGGCGACGCGGCGACTTCTATCGCATCGCGGGAGACAAGGCCCGCGCGATCGACGGGCCGACGCACAACACCATCCCGCCGTACAACCAGGCGGTCGTGCTCGGGCCGGAGCGGCCGCGGGAGGTGGCCGCTCACGTGCGCTCGCTCCTCGGCGGGGACGCGCACGTCGCCGTGGTCGACATCAACGACATCGGCGGCAACATCCTCGGCTCCACGCTCGACAAGGCGGGGGAGAGGCGCCTCGTGCGCATCCTCGGCGACAACCCGCTCGGCCAGGGCCATCAGTCCACCCCGCTCGGGATCATCCGCAAGGTCTGA
- a CDS encoding sugar-transfer associated ATP-grasp domain-containing protein: MPSTGLSLGPKLRYLVERARRIDVGSVIERAKEVRDQHGKAVPLVVADMLWSAARRDVAFQDYVDYDFATLSRAERATFMTHPVSMQLAARYADPGHRVTFEDKIAFNRRFDRFLRREWLVVEAGNVGAVRDFVERHGTIVAKVPVSHMGLGVHRYHAADVDDWESFHRGLLERGELLLEELIVQHPDIAAVCPGTVNTTRITAFNDGSEVHILAIAQKFGRGAVSDQMSFGGFYTMLDDAGHAIGAGYDSHGHVHETHPDTGFPIADFRLPFMPEVRAFVQQAARIVPQVQYVGWDVVVAPDGPVLVEGNWGAGVYENKPSVTGIRTGHKPRYRQAIGF, from the coding sequence ATGCCCTCGACCGGCCTGAGCCTCGGCCCCAAGCTCCGCTATCTCGTGGAGCGCGCGCGCCGCATCGACGTGGGGTCGGTGATCGAGCGCGCGAAGGAGGTGCGCGATCAGCACGGGAAGGCCGTGCCGCTCGTGGTCGCCGACATGCTGTGGTCCGCGGCGCGGCGCGACGTCGCCTTCCAGGACTACGTCGACTACGACTTCGCGACGCTCAGCAGGGCCGAGCGCGCGACGTTCATGACGCATCCGGTCTCGATGCAGCTCGCCGCGCGATACGCCGATCCGGGCCACCGCGTGACGTTCGAGGACAAGATCGCGTTCAACCGCCGCTTCGACCGGTTCCTCCGGCGGGAGTGGCTCGTCGTGGAGGCCGGCAACGTCGGAGCCGTGCGGGACTTCGTCGAGCGCCACGGCACGATCGTCGCGAAGGTGCCCGTCAGCCACATGGGCCTCGGCGTGCACCGGTACCACGCCGCCGACGTCGACGACTGGGAGTCGTTCCACCGCGGACTCCTCGAACGGGGCGAGCTCCTCCTCGAGGAGCTCATCGTGCAGCACCCCGACATCGCGGCGGTCTGCCCCGGCACCGTCAACACCACCCGCATCACGGCGTTCAACGACGGCAGCGAGGTGCACATCCTCGCGATCGCGCAGAAGTTCGGGCGCGGCGCCGTCAGCGATCAGATGTCGTTCGGCGGCTTCTACACGATGCTCGACGACGCCGGCCACGCCATCGGCGCCGGCTACGACTCGCACGGCCACGTGCACGAGACGCATCCCGACACCGGCTTCCCGATCGCCGACTTCCGGCTGCCCTTCATGCCGGAGGTGCGCGCGTTCGTCCAGCAGGCGGCGCGCATCGTCCCGCAGGTGCAGTACGTCGGCTGGGACGTGGTCGTCGCCCCCGACGGCCCCGTGCTCGTCGAGGGCAACTGGGGCGCGGGCGTCTACGAGAACAAGCCGTCCGTGACGGGCATCCGCACCGGCCACAAGCCCCGTTATCGCCAGGCCATCGGCTTCTGA
- a CDS encoding alanine racemase gives MTSPSTRTSAPRARVSLSALAANILLARRRAGSDAVADLRRDAWGHGILTVGRALAESGVRAARADAVDAAIVEELGLVLSETEPTLPAALVFGLPGGGGAPVLSLVSRVLSTKPLLAGEGVSYGYLYRAPADTRVALVPGGYAQGVVRALGSRAHVDIGGARRAIVGRVAMDVCVVDVGPQEDAAPGDEAVFFGSGAVRDEIAEWSRITGLDAAELVARVGLGVAREVAE, from the coding sequence GTGACTTCACCGAGCACCCGGACGAGCGCGCCGCGTGCGCGTGTGTCGCTCTCGGCCCTCGCGGCGAACATCCTCCTCGCGCGGCGTCGGGCCGGATCCGACGCCGTCGCCGACCTGCGACGCGACGCGTGGGGGCACGGCATCCTGACGGTCGGACGCGCACTGGCCGAGAGCGGCGTGCGGGCGGCGCGTGCCGACGCCGTCGACGCGGCGATCGTCGAGGAGCTCGGGCTCGTGCTCTCCGAAACGGAGCCGACGCTGCCGGCGGCGCTCGTGTTCGGCCTGCCGGGCGGCGGCGGCGCGCCCGTGCTGTCGCTCGTCTCGCGCGTGCTGTCGACGAAGCCGCTCCTCGCGGGGGAGGGAGTGTCGTACGGGTACCTCTATCGCGCCCCCGCCGACACGCGTGTCGCCCTCGTCCCGGGCGGCTACGCGCAGGGCGTGGTCCGTGCTCTGGGGAGTCGCGCGCATGTCGACATCGGCGGCGCGCGCCGGGCGATCGTGGGGCGCGTCGCGATGGACGTCTGCGTCGTGGACGTCGGCCCCCAGGAGGACGCCGCACCGGGGGACGAGGCGGTGTTCTTCGGCTCCGGCGCCGTTCGCGACGAGATCGCGGAATGGAGCCGGATCACGGGGCTCGACGCGGCCGAGCTGGTCGCACGGGTGGGACTCGGCGTCGCGCGGGAGGTGGCGGAATGA
- a CDS encoding alanine racemase: MTELRIDLGRLRRNVRVVAERMAPAALMLVVKDDAYGHGVEPVVSAALEEGVGWIGAFDVATGVRAKTVARARARVFAWLTVGHDEVAEALWAGLELGVGDAGYLERVAACAADAGTTAVVHLKIDTGLHRNGVRPEEWPGFVARAARLERDGVLRVAGVWSHISEASDEDDDDARAAFLHAVDAARAAGLTPEVRHLAASAAAWHRGEFRADLVRVGAFCYGIRSADGPDIPGIAPAATLVTHVTRVMGDLVEIGVGSLDGLFSTLAGRIAVGTPAGARALVEVHETASTVDGWTSASVGDEVVVFGPGSSGEASATTLAERVGTVGEEVLLRVSPLVPRVVV, from the coding sequence ATGACCGAGCTGCGGATCGATCTCGGGCGACTGCGTCGGAACGTGCGGGTCGTGGCGGAGCGCATGGCGCCGGCCGCGCTGATGCTCGTGGTCAAGGACGACGCGTACGGGCACGGCGTCGAGCCGGTCGTCTCCGCCGCGCTGGAGGAGGGCGTCGGATGGATCGGCGCGTTCGACGTCGCGACGGGTGTGCGGGCGAAGACGGTGGCCCGAGCGCGGGCACGGGTGTTCGCCTGGCTCACGGTCGGTCACGACGAGGTCGCGGAGGCGCTCTGGGCGGGGCTCGAGCTCGGCGTGGGCGACGCGGGCTACCTGGAGCGCGTGGCGGCGTGCGCGGCGGATGCGGGGACGACGGCGGTCGTGCACCTGAAGATCGACACCGGTCTCCACCGCAACGGCGTCCGCCCGGAGGAGTGGCCCGGCTTCGTCGCGCGTGCGGCACGGCTCGAGCGCGACGGCGTGCTCCGCGTCGCGGGCGTGTGGAGTCACATCTCCGAGGCGAGCGACGAAGACGACGATGACGCCCGTGCGGCATTCCTCCACGCCGTCGACGCGGCGCGCGCGGCGGGGCTGACGCCGGAAGTGCGGCATCTGGCCGCCAGCGCCGCGGCCTGGCACCGAGGGGAGTTCCGGGCGGACCTCGTCCGCGTCGGCGCCTTCTGCTACGGGATCCGCTCGGCGGACGGCCCCGACATCCCCGGCATCGCCCCGGCGGCGACGCTCGTGACGCACGTGACGCGGGTCATGGGAGACCTCGTCGAGATCGGCGTCGGATCGCTCGACGGGCTCTTCTCGACGCTCGCCGGCCGGATCGCGGTGGGCACGCCGGCCGGCGCGCGCGCTCTCGTCGAGGTGCACGAGACGGCCTCGACGGTCGACGGATGGACGTCCGCATCGGTCGGCGACGAGGTCGTCGTGTTCGGGCCCGGCAGCTCGGGCGAGGCCTCGGCCACGACGCTCGCCGAGCGCGTCGGCACGGTGGGCGAGGAAGTGCTGCTGAGGGTCTCCCCGCTCGTCCCACGAGTCGTCGTCTGA
- a CDS encoding DUF7455 domain-containing protein, giving the protein MTATTTTEAPVSYRLSAADRCDTCGAQAYIAAEVKGSQLLYCAHHGRKYEEKLRAIADSWLDETARLHETD; this is encoded by the coding sequence ATGACCGCGACCACCACGACCGAAGCACCTGTCTCCTACCGTCTCAGCGCGGCGGATCGCTGCGACACGTGCGGCGCTCAGGCATACATCGCCGCCGAGGTGAAGGGCAGCCAGCTGCTGTACTGCGCCCACCATGGGCGCAAGTACGAGGAGAAGCTCCGCGCGATCGCCGACTCCTGGCTCGACGAGACCGCCAGGCTCCACGAGACCGACTGA
- a CDS encoding DNA gyrase/topoisomerase IV subunit B, producing the protein MTAEYSAHHLQVLEGLEAVRKRPGMYIGSNGSPGLMHCLWEIIDNAVDEAVAGNGTRIDVILRTDGSVEVQDRGRGVPVDVEPRTGLTGVEVVYTKLHAGGKFGGGSYAASGGLHGVGASVVNALSERLDVEVDRGGKTWAMSFHRGEPGRFADSGEARPDAPFSPFQDGSELSVVGKVARGVTGTRVRYWADRQIFTKDAAFQLDELVTRARQTAFLVPGLEIVIRDERGEEPTSTSYRFDGGISEFVHFLATDAPVTDDWRLQGSGTFTETVPMLQPDGSMRSTEVERECSVDIALRWGTGYDTIVRSFVNIISTPKGGTHQQGFEQELLKQLRSEVEKNARRLKVGQNEKLEKDDVLAGLTAVLTVTLPEPQFEGQTKEILGTPAARAIVAKVVREGLKERFTSSKRDDKNQTSMLLDKVVAEMKARVSARAHKETQRRKNALESSSLPAKLIDCRSNDVQNSELFIVEGDSALGTARRARDSEFQALLPIRGKILNTQKASIGDMLSNAECASIIQVVGAGSGRSFDIDAARYGKIIMMSDADVDGAHIRTLLLTLFYRYLRPLIEHGRVYAAVPPLHRVIVVNPGSKPNETIYTYTDAELQRLLTKLQKQGKRWQEPIQRYKGLGEMDADQLAETTMQRDGRLLRRVRMEDAEAAGRVFEMLMGNEVAPRREFIIDSADRLDREAIDA; encoded by the coding sequence GTGACTGCCGAGTACTCCGCCCATCACCTGCAGGTCCTGGAAGGCCTGGAGGCCGTCCGCAAGCGACCCGGCATGTACATCGGGTCGAACGGGTCGCCCGGCCTCATGCACTGCCTCTGGGAGATCATCGACAACGCGGTCGACGAGGCCGTCGCCGGCAACGGCACGCGCATCGACGTCATCCTCCGCACGGACGGCAGCGTCGAGGTCCAGGACCGCGGACGCGGGGTGCCCGTGGACGTCGAGCCGCGCACGGGGCTCACGGGCGTCGAGGTCGTCTACACGAAGCTGCACGCCGGGGGGAAGTTCGGCGGCGGCTCGTACGCGGCGTCCGGCGGCCTGCACGGCGTGGGCGCGTCGGTCGTGAACGCGCTGTCCGAGCGCCTGGACGTCGAGGTCGACCGGGGCGGCAAGACCTGGGCCATGTCGTTCCACCGGGGCGAGCCGGGCCGGTTCGCCGACAGCGGCGAGGCTCGTCCGGACGCGCCGTTCTCGCCCTTCCAGGACGGCAGCGAGCTGAGCGTCGTCGGCAAGGTCGCCCGCGGGGTCACCGGCACGCGCGTGCGCTACTGGGCGGACCGGCAGATCTTCACGAAGGACGCGGCGTTCCAGCTCGACGAGCTCGTGACGCGCGCGCGGCAGACGGCGTTCCTCGTCCCGGGCCTCGAGATCGTCATCCGCGACGAGCGCGGCGAGGAGCCGACCTCGACCTCCTACCGCTTCGACGGCGGCATCTCGGAGTTCGTGCACTTCCTCGCGACCGATGCGCCCGTGACGGACGACTGGCGGCTCCAGGGGAGCGGCACGTTCACCGAGACCGTGCCGATGCTGCAGCCGGACGGCTCCATGCGCTCGACGGAGGTCGAGCGGGAGTGCAGCGTCGACATCGCCCTGCGCTGGGGCACGGGCTACGACACGATCGTGCGCTCGTTCGTGAACATCATCTCCACGCCCAAGGGCGGCACGCACCAGCAGGGCTTCGAGCAGGAGCTCCTCAAGCAGCTGCGCTCGGAGGTGGAGAAGAACGCCCGGCGGCTCAAGGTCGGGCAGAACGAGAAGCTCGAGAAGGACGACGTGCTCGCCGGTCTCACGGCGGTGCTCACGGTCACGCTGCCCGAGCCGCAGTTCGAGGGGCAGACGAAGGAGATCCTCGGGACCCCGGCCGCGCGGGCGATCGTCGCGAAGGTCGTCCGGGAGGGGCTCAAGGAGCGCTTCACGTCCAGCAAGCGCGACGACAAGAACCAGACCTCGATGCTCCTCGACAAGGTTGTCGCCGAGATGAAGGCGCGTGTCTCGGCGCGCGCCCACAAGGAGACGCAGCGGCGCAAGAACGCGCTGGAGAGCTCGTCCCTGCCGGCGAAGCTCATCGACTGCCGCTCCAACGACGTGCAGAACTCCGAGCTGTTCATCGTCGAGGGGGACTCGGCGCTCGGCACGGCGCGCCGCGCGCGCGACAGCGAGTTCCAGGCGCTGCTGCCGATCCGCGGCAAGATCCTCAACACGCAGAAGGCGTCGATCGGCGACATGCTCTCGAACGCCGAGTGCGCGTCGATCATCCAGGTCGTCGGCGCGGGCTCGGGGCGCTCGTTCGACATCGACGCGGCCCGCTACGGGAAGATCATCATGATGAGCGACGCCGACGTCGACGGCGCGCACATCCGCACGCTCCTGCTCACGCTGTTCTACCGGTACCTGCGCCCGCTCATCGAGCACGGGCGGGTCTACGCCGCCGTGCCGCCGCTCCATCGCGTGATCGTCGTGAACCCCGGGTCGAAGCCCAACGAGACGATCTACACGTACACGGACGCCGAGCTGCAGCGCCTGCTGACCAAGCTGCAGAAGCAGGGCAAGCGCTGGCAGGAGCCCATCCAGCGCTACAAGGGACTCGGAGAGATGGACGCCGATCAGCTCGCGGAGACGACGATGCAGCGCGACGGACGCCTGCTCCGTCGCGTGCGCATGGAGGACGCCGAGGCGGCCGGACGCGTCTTCGAGATGCTCATGGGCAACGAGGTGGCGCCGCGGCGCGAGTTCATCATCGACTCCGCCGACCGCCTCGACCGCGAGGCGATCGACGCATAG